In a genomic window of Scomber japonicus isolate fScoJap1 chromosome 17, fScoJap1.pri, whole genome shotgun sequence:
- the LOC128377074 gene encoding synaptotagmin-14-like encodes MAFFKSFQQNLPSVNISSLLDTVSSRVDDLANAVSDVTYAVSDQLTEGVTTMIHKVHEEEDGENANSQESGQTATVHEGKGSNKSMWQMTRDSETGNTGSKNNQTSDTTEAESNQSQLEWEWRDGCWRVKKTEAEIAEEEKRKKEEKDLWEKKEQRRKEKREKQLEKEAKNQKNKEESQEGQEETKEEEVADVLEKTDNTNSKDRKASESGDPSTAQQKSNEGEESQSPGTEAELLSKQKKEKGEKEEEEERKDSLEREGDDEEETELSRSTSKRKKKKSDKKKEKGPKKSEKALDVEKKKDKGKKSKKKKKGNQEGVLSDSEEDRGPEAAAQQNTTSVWSSKRKQSSEQGGYSSEASSEQAANSIQRIKKDSSLNELQPPPYQDEGPAACASSRSRSEAGVRRGSSPQRCESPRCSSEASVDQDTESYLNKGCEEDIPSDSTAVLGPEDGSGPHLPSAYEPEPLAKYGTLDVAFEYDSGEQWLAVTVTAATDIPALKQTGNISWQVHLVLLPTKKQRAKTGVQRGPCPVFTETFKFSRVEQDALGDYAVRFRLYSIRRMKKEKVLGEKVFYLTKLNLQGKIALPVTLEPGSELAGCGSLVSVSRSAGAVSYRSTEDHSTPEILLGLIYNSATGRLSAEVIQGSHFKTTASDKPVNGLFCCIKHFVGGQLYIMRDTYVKLTMLDSKGKEMSKCKTAVCRGQPNPTYKETFVFQVALFQLSEVSLVVSVFCRRSSMRPREKLGWVSLGLNSTSEEQQTHWTEMKEAEGQQVCHWHTLTDT; translated from the exons ATGGCCTTCTTCAAAAGCTTCCAGCAGAACCTCCCATCTGTCAACATTTCCTCCCTCTTGGACACGGTCAGCAGCCGTGTGGACGACCTGGCCAATGCTGTCAGTGATGTCACTTACGCTGTCAGTGACCAGCTGACTGAGGGGGTCACTACTATGATTCACAAGGTTCATGAGGAGGAAGATGGGGAGAACGCCAACAGCCAGGAGTCCGGTCAGACTGCCACAGTGCATGAAGGAAAAGGCAGCAATAAAAGCATGTGGCAAATGACTAGAGACTCGGAAACGGGGAACACAGGCTcaaaaaacaatcaaaccaGTGATACAACAGAGGCAGAGTCTAATCAAAGCCAGCTGGAGTGggaatggagggatggatgttGGCGAGTTAAAAAGACAGAGGCTGAGatagcagaagaagaaaagaggaagaaagaggaaaaagaccTGTGGGAGaagaaagagcagaggagaaaagaaaagagggagaagcaGCTGGAGAAAGAAGCCAAGaatcagaaaaacaaagaggaatCCCAAGAGGGACAGGAAGagaccaaagaagaagaagtagctGATGTTTTAGAGAAAACAGACAACACAAAttcaaaagacagaaaagcaaGTGAGAGTGGAGACCCATCCACTGCTCAGCAGAAAAGTAATGAAGGTGAGGAAAGTCAATCACCTGGTACTGAAGCTGAATTAttatcaaaacagaaaaaagaaaagggagagaaagaagaagaggaagagaggaaggatagccttgagagagagggagatgatgaggaagagaCTGAGCTTTCCAGATCTACctcaaaaaggaaaaagaagaagtcagacaagaagaaggagaaaggccCAAAGAAATCTGAAAAAGCGTTGgatgtggagaaaaagaaagataaaggcaagaagagcaagaagaaaaagaaaggcaaCCAAG AAGGAGTTTTATCAGACAGTGAAGAGGACAGAGGCCCCGAGGCTGCGGCCCAACAGAACACAACCTCAGTGTGGAGCAGCAAACGCAAACAGTCCAGTGAGCAGGGAGGATACAGCAGTGAGGCCTCCAGTGAACAGG CGGCCAACAGCATCCAGAGGATAAAGAAGGATTCCTCCCTCAATGAGCTCCAGCCTCCTCCGTACCAGGACGAGGGCCCGGCCGCATGCGCGTCCTCTCGCTCTCGTTCAGAGGCGGGTGTTAGGAGGGGGTCGTCCCCACAGCGCTGCGAAAGCCCCCGCTGCTCCAGTGAGGCCAGTGTGGACCAAGACACTGAGAGCTACCTCAACAAGGGCTGTGAGGAGGACATACCCAGTGACAGCACCGCAGTGCTGGGACCAGAG GATGGTTCTGGTCCTCACCTCCCCTCAGCCTACGAGCCAGAGCCACTCGCCAAATACGGCACGTTGGACGTCGCCTTCGAGTACGACTCCGGTGAGCAGTGGCTAGCCGTCACTGTCACCGCGGCAACAGACATCCCCGCTCTCAAACAGACAGGGAACATCTCATGGCAGGTCCACCTGGTCCTGCTGCCTACCAAGAAACAACGGGCCAAAACGGGAGTCCAGAGGGGCCCGTGTCCCGTCTTCACAGAAACATTCAAGTTTTCCAGGGTGGAACAGGACGCCCTGGGGGACTACGCTGTTCGCTTCCGCCTGTACAGCATCAGACGGATGAAAAAAGAGAAGGTCCTGGGAGAGAAGGTGTTTTACCTGACTAAGCTCAACCTGCAGGGCAAAATCGCTCTACCTGTCACCCTGGAGCCCGGCTCTGAACTTGCA GGTTGCGGCTCTCTGGTAAGCGTGTCTCGCAGCGCGGGAGCCGTGTCCTATCGGTCTACTGAAGACCATTCCACACCAGAGATCCTCCTGGGTCTCATATACAACTCTGCCACGGGACGATTATCCGCTGAGGTCATCCAGGGAAGCCACTTCAAAACCACAGCATCTGATAAACCTGTCA ATGGTCTGTTTTGTTGTATAAAACACTTCGTAGGGGGACAGCTTTATATCATGAGAG ACACCTATGTGAAGCTGACCATGCTGGACTCCAAGGGGAAGGAGATGTCCAAGTGTAAGACGGCCGTGTGCCGCGGCCAGCCCAACCCCACCTACAAAGAGACCTTCGTGTTCCAGGTGGCGCTCTTCCAGCTGTCCGAGGTGTCGCTGGTGGTGTCTGTGTTCTGCCGCCGGAGCAGCATGAGGCCCAGGGAGAAGCTGGGTTGGGTCTCCCTGGGCCTCAACAGCACCAGCGAGGAGCAGCAGACCCATTGGACGGAGATGAAAGAGGCGGAGGGACAGCAGGTCTGCCACTGGCACACGCTCACCGACACATAG